The sequence AATGGATGAGCATTCCCTTCTAACTTTAATATTTAAACCTCACAAGTTTTGCAGTAGTTATATCTTTCCTTCCTAATGAACTCCCCCttgcacacacaaaatcaaaACTGGTTGTTTTTAGTCCAACACAGGAGAAATGGGTTTATTTCCCGTGCCCCCCACCTCAAATTTCAATTAACAGGATAATTTCCTTCTGTGGAAACAGTGAAAGTTTCTATTCATTTGATTTCAATAGTAAAAAACCCCCACACATACCAAacaacccctcttcccccaccattaTGAATTTTCGTTATTACACAGTAAaatacttaaaacattttaaaaacaatacactTTCCTTGATACAGATAATCCAGTAATATGTTAAATAGTCATCTGATTCTCAATTACTTACTTACTAGACCATGTAATTTTGACAACACATGAAAAGGTTAAAGGCTTACACAAGGAACGGAATCAGATTGACTTTTAAGAGGCTGACCCAGCAAGGCAACGAATgaccacaactcccactgatacCAATCGGAGTGAGGGTACTTAGCATCGTACAGTTACCTTGCAGGGCTGGGCCttcagctgagattttcaaaggaacctaagggagttaggtgccaaatTCAGGCAACCTTTGAAAAATTCCAGCCTTCATGTCACTATGCCCCGGTGTAGCACTAATGGGTTTTGGGAGAGAGCTGGGTTCATCTTCAATCTTATTAAAAGAATGGCTGATATAGGATCTTTGGGAGAGCAGACAGAGAAGACGGATAAGGGATGAGTTACTCCAAAGGAACTAAAGATGAAGCACCAAGTTTATGTGTGTTCGGATGTGGGGTTATGGTTTGGAACCTTCTCTACATAAGAGTTTATAGCAGTAGgaaataaaaaaaccctattGTGCTTCTCATGTTCAAACCACTTCACCAAGATAAAATTACATAACCCTCAAAGAACTCATATGTGGTAGGCatttacccccattttatagatggggaaatggaggctcagAGAAGTGCAGCAACTTGCACAGCTTGCCTGGTCCTTAGACTACACCTCTGTAACAACAGATACTATCTAAAACAGTATTTTCTTAAGAGCACTTAAAATGTCACATTACGAAAACACTGCCAGATTCACCATTGGTGCAACGACTTCTGCTTAGTAAAGTGATAGGTTTGGCCCACTCTTATGGTCCGCTCCATTCTGACTGGTTAACCCTGTGAATTGAGTGCACACACATTTTCACATCAGTAAGGTGGAACCTCCTTCCGGGAGGACAGGGTTGTCTTCATTTACTCTTCTTTGGTCCACTTCTCTGTTCAGGCCCTTCTGCCCTTTTCCTTCTCCAATCACAGATCTCTGAGTAGCTACATGATTGGCATTTCCATGCTTCCTCAATTTCCACTCCCTGTACCTCCCTTCGTCCTTTCCAGTAAGCAAGGTAgtactgtgctctctctctcaccttttcTTCTTCAAACTGAACCACCTCTGTCCCAAGCAGGGTGTTACTTTCCTGGTGGCTGTATTCGATTTTCAAACAGTCAATGCTGGGGATGTCGGAGAGCGTCATGTTTAGATACATCAGCTCCAGGAGGTCCCCAAAGCAGGTTACCGTGAAGCCTACTTTCTGAGCGTGTTCCCTAATGTGCGATCCCAGTGGCTGCTCCGGCCTCAGATGGATGTGACTGGTGATAACATCTGGTTTCAGTTGTCCTTGCACCATGGCATCAAAAATGTATTTATACAGACAGACCTGAAATGGGGGAAGATAATAAGCAATCCACTATAGCAAAATGCGTTATAGAATGCGACAAGCTGGGTTGTACTcccctaggctatgtctacacttacagctaggggtgggattcccagcttgcatagacATACTCCATTTTCACTCACctgaactagcatgctaaaaacagtagGGCAACACCGGCAGCCATGGCACAGGTTAGTCGCCATGAGTACATACCCTCCAGGTTCAGAGGGGTCTGTACTCCGAGCGGCAGGCCAAATCTGCTGCTGTCCACGCTCCACTAATTAAAGCTCAGATGAGAGCAAGCGTGAGTACGTCTGCACGAGCTGGGAATCCGCCCCCTCTCTCAGAGGGTAGGCATAGCCTCAGACTTCACTGGAAACTCCAGCCCTAAATCATCAGGCTACTCAGTGCAATACTTCCTTGAAAGCCGAGTGTATTATACATAGAAATGCCCCTCTCCGTAAGGGTATATGTCAGCTCCAAATAAATGAATCGCCCAGGAAAATGTGGAGGAGCTAGTAATAGAAGTTATTTGCATGTACATTTTTAGGTGTAAATAAAGTGTGTTCAAAATTGAGGCGCGAGTCTGATAGAATGAGTCTTAATCAGCTGAACTTTAAAAGGTGGGGTTTTCACAGCTGCCCGAATTCTAAATGGGAAGCAGGCAGCCAAATAAATCCTTTAGGCAGCTTTGATGATACTCAGCTGAAAGCAGATCTCAAATTACATGAATAGGGTGCACTTGTAGTTAAAATAAAAACTTAATGTTGCACAAAACCAATCCAAGTGCTGTGGGATTTGATGGCAATAGTCTAGTAGGTGATGTATGTCTCTGCAAGTCAGCATTGAACCAATGATCTGGGGGGGCCATGGACTGCTGGAGTTCTATCTTTTTGCATGAGATGCTAAACCAGTGTCCTGAAAACCTGTCTCTGAAGATCCTAGGACACTTTTCCCAAGAGAAGGGTTGTTAACGCTGATGCCTGGTCTGAATTCCAGTTTGGGTTGTTACACTCCACCTACATGGAGTTCCCCTTCTAGTTTCAACTAAATACTTCTTGTCCTAAACAGCTGTGTAAAATGGTGGCTGGCTCTCAAACAACTGTTCTCTTTCATTCCAGAGATGGTTGCAATTCACATATAAATTGTACAATAATCTGTAGAGTGTTTTTGGTGTAAGAGGGACAATATAAATACAAAAAGTCATTATATTACAGTACTTCTTTAGGAACCCATCAGTTGCTTGTTTTCTGAGCAAATATTTGTCACTGGATAGACCCCTCTATGGATTTGAACATATTTTACCCACCTGGAAATAATCTTTCTTTTTCTGTGCTCCAGAAGGCATAAAAGGTCGGCCTCGGGTTTTTAGCTCTCTCAGCTCCAGCTCTCCCTTGGCACTATAGCACAGCTCATCAATAATTCCCATCAGGAAGACATCTTCTATTATTCCAAAGACTGGAAGCTCCCGCACGCAACCACCTGGAATACAAAATAGGATACCCATACATTTTATGAGGCTCGCTGGCTTTTGATTGAAGATTTAAGTAACACTGCAGACTTCTTGGAATTgtactacatttttttttaagatgcattTTAAGAATTTGCATTTAGACACCTGATTAAGAGAATGCTTGCATGCCTCCCCAAGgagtttcagttttaataatctaaggtgGTTATTAGAAATTCAGGCAAGggaatttaaaatacatatttttgtctTGACAATCTCTAAATGTTATCCTTTCAAGCTAGCACAAAGATCACAgcaaatttttatatataaactctctctctctctctctctctctctcacacacacacacacacagagtaaaacaaagataaaaaaaGTATGACAATACCTTTTGCCTGCCTACATACCTGCTTGTAGAACTGGAATCACAGAAAGAAGATTCAGTATTTTTATCGCCCACGAATCTTCCTTGCTGGTCGTATGTACTTTCACTACATCATGAACTTCTAGTTCTGGTTTCAAAAGAGATaaaacaattattattttttatcacaGTCCTGCCTTGAGGCTGCAAATCATCTCTGggtcccattgtgcaaggcaccaTGAAGCATGGTAAAAGAGCTTcagtgtaaataaacaagatagacaacaggtgggaagggaaacaggtaCAGAGATGAGTACCCAAGGGTACTCAACAGATCAGTtggagagccaggaatagaagaacccctgtctcctgacccccagtccagtgccctctcTGTGAAAATAATCACCAATTTTAGAAAACGATACAAAATTAGGCCTCTTTCCTCAACCCTGGTGCAATATATCAATCCACTGAGGATTACAAGGAACACTTTCTTTTTTCCAGGGACACCCGTAAATTAAATATAGTCCAGAAGTGGGCATAGTAGGATAGTTAATGCAGTGTCTGTTATACTGCTCTTTAATGCAAGTATATGCTTTTGGGTGACTCTTATGAGGCTAGAAGGTGAAACTCAGCTTACTGTTATACCTTTGCATCCTTGCTGACATCAATAGATTTGTACAGGTGTAGCTgtggggcagaatttgacccagcaCATTACAAGTAAATTAATTTGTTCACAAACATATTAAAGCTTTccaaaatatttgcagaaaacaTAATGAAACAACGCACTGTATAATAAACTACACAGAAGAGGctggggagaaagaaaacaaaatggaagTTTTTACTGCAACATCCTGGTACCTCTTGCTAGATGTATGCTCTTCCCTGTGTTTAATAACACGACTGTCTCTGGTGCCTGCTGCTGAGGGAGCTCCCTCCCATAAACCATTTGCTGTTCGCACCAACTCTGAGTGGACAGATCAGTCACGCAAAGGTAGTTCAGGTCATATTTTTCCAGGGGAGTCTGTGCTCTCTTTCTTTTCATCTTCCCAGATTCCAGAGGCAGGTCGCTTGAGGAGTTTGGCTTTCCAGAGTGTCTATAATGAAATACACTAATTGTTTTCCCCCCTCTAGAGTACTTTAAAAATACAACTGTTTTGCAGTTTGCACAGTAAGTTTCTCCGGCAAAACCACTAcacaaagatgaaatagtaaatTGATGAGCGATGTCAGTCTCTCTTTAAAGTCTGTACCAAGTTAGGGACACACTGGTATGGTTCCTACTGTCCTCTGTGAAAGCCCCAGTAAGGAGCAGTCGTTTATTTTCAGTGTGCATGAGCCAGATGAGGGCAAGTTTGGACCTGTCTCACACCCTCCCATGCGGATGTCCAGCTCAGCCCCGGAGCAAAAGGAAAGTCTCCCTGAGTTAGGAATCTAGATGCTGGGAGCAGGGAACAATTGCTCGGATGGAGATTTGATCTTCAGGACTCCTTGGGGAGGCTACAAGCCttggctcccccccagccctgtttAAGGCAGGGGGCCAGTTCGCTGCCCCCTGCCTTCGGGAGCGAAGGGGGTACAGGACCCTACCCTGCTTTGGCAAGCACCCAGGATGCAGCCCAATTTGGAGGCTGCTTCccagaggccgggggggggggtgcagctcTTCTAGGAGCAGCCAAAGAAGCCCTCCGGGGGTTACCGGGGAAGAGCCATAGCAAGCTGGAGTTGGGATGCAGCATGGGGAAGGGGGCGAGCTCCGGGAGCTGCCGCCCCTCTAGgctttggaggtggggggggcggtTTACAGGCGAACCCCGAAGCTGGGGAGAGTCGGGCAGCGCCTACCCCGGCTGCAGCGCGTCGTCCCCCGCCTCCTCCAGCAGCCGCAGCAGCTCGGAGTCGCTGAGCTCGCCAGGCTCGGAGCCCTGCCCCGCCATGGACGCTTGAATCGCAGCCCGTGCTCCGCCTCCCCCTGCGCGCTGGGGCGAGCACGGctcggaggaggggcagggggctggtctCCACCCGGGTCCCTtccctccagctccagctccctcccacggtgttctccttcctcctccccttctctaGTCCCATGCCCTGGGACCCCGCACAGCAGAGACTGCAGAAATGCGCATGAATAAGGACCAGTAATGGAGACACCGGGTCAGCCCCCAAGCCGCCTGAGAAGGCCAGCCCCAGCAGAGGCATTATGCAttgtgaaaaggaggacttgtggcaccttagagactaaccttaaagacttgagcataagctttcggtgagatacagctcacttcatgggatgcataaagtggaaaatacagtgaggatatttatataaacacagaccatgaaaaagtgggtgtttatcatacacattgtaaggagagtgatcacttaagaggagctattaccagcaggagagtgggctggggggagagaaaaccttttgaagtgataatcaaggtgggccatttccaggagttaacaagaacgtctgaggaatggggtgggggtggggtgaggaataaacaaggggaaatagttttactttgtataatgactcaaccgctcccagtctctattcaagcctaaggtaactgtatccaatttgcaaattaattccagttcagcagtctctcgttggagtctgttttcgaagtttttttgttgaagaatagtcacttttagatcagaaatcgagtggccagacagattgaagtgttctccgactggtttatgaatgttataattcttgatgtctgatttgtgtccatttattcttttacgtagagactgtccagtttgcccaatgtacatggcggaggggcattgctggcacatgatggcatatatcacattgcaggtgaatgagcctctgatagtgtgactgatggtgtggctatcagaggctcattaattataacattcaaaaaccagtcggagaacacttcaacctccctggtcactctatttcagacctaaaagtcacaagtCTCCCCAAAAAAACaccctcaaaaacagactccaacgagagactgctgaattggaattaatttgcaaatcagatacaattaacttaggcttgaatagagactgggagcagttgagtcattatacaaagtaaaactatttccccttgtttattcctcccctccctccctcccccccccccccactgttcctcagatgttcttgttaacttctggaaatgtgctggaaatggcccacctttattatcacttcaaaagtttctctctcgccccagcccactctcctgctggtaatagctcatcttaagtgatcactctccttacaatgacaggtttcagaggaacagccgtgttggtctgtattcgcaaaaagaaaaggagtacttgtggcaccttagagactaaccaatttatttgagcatgagctttcgtgagctacagctcacttcatcagtgacaatgtgtatgataaacacccattttttcatcgtctgtgtgtatataaatctcctcactgtattttccactttatgcatccaatgaagtgagcggtagctcacgaaagcttatgctcaaataaattggttagtctctaaggtgccacaagtactccttttctttttgcgaatacagactaacatggctgctactctgaaacctgtcattatgcattgtattcgcccccgccccccagcagagGTTTCTGGCTCTTTTACTCTTCGCTTTCAGCTTGTCCAGCCAATATCAGGGAATGGAAAGGCAGGGTATCCTACCAGGTCCCAGGCTGTATTTGATATTAAACTGATATCCCCCATTTAGCAAATCCTGATTCGGCCTTCCTCAGGCAGCCTCGCCAACTCTCCTGAATTTACTGCGATCCTGGCAGTATGGGGTGTCTTTTgtaaagccctagctcctggatTCAcggccctgcaaatctgcaggtatccactttatatccacaGACCCATTTTGGGGGAATTGCGGATACAAAATTTTTATCCGTGCAGGGCCCTAGTCATGTGAATACACgagagtttcatagaatcatagaatatcagggttggaagggacctcaggaggtcatatagtccaaccccctcctcaaagcagggccaatccccaactcatctctcattaaaaaaaaaaagtttctagcagaaaaaaaaaagcttgaaaatgtgatccaagTGCATCCTCAAGGCTCAGAAGCAGAAGTCAAAACAATATATATAGGGTTCaactcatttgttttaaaaactcatGCTTttgtaagccaatctcatgatattttgtaGCCTGACATGATGTTTGACAACATTCTAATAGCGTGTGATTTTTATGGGGCACACGCACCTTTCCAGTGCTTTGTTCCTGTCCTTGGGTGTAAATCAACATTTTCTCAGCACAGCTCTGAGAATAGGAAGTGTTACTTTAGGTGTTCTTCACTGCTGGTTATGCTAGGGCTGTCAGGTTAAAGCAGGAGCTACTGTCTGCATGAGTCTCAAGGGTAGCAATGTCGTGACACAGCAAAACCAGATAAAGATGTGTCAGGTGAAAGGTTTATCCAAAGGGAGGCTGTGTCTACGGAATTAGTGGGTGAGTCAGTCACACGCAGGTGTCTCTGGCTCAATGCTGGAAACCTGACAGAGCTGACAAGCTGAATGTATTTGTTCAAAGTCATGCTGGAAAGAATACGATTAGGCTAAGCTTTTAAAAGCCTTGACCCCCAGCTCACATCAACACAGAGACAAGTTTCACACCTCCCTTCTTGTTCCGCTGTCTCCTTGCCTCTACTGCAGGTAAGTAATGCCATTTCTTCACATGACAGAGCCTTACATATGACTCCTTCAGACTTCACTTCTGTTTTCTAAGCTCTTCCTGCACGGATGTTATAACCTATTCACTGTGTCTGCGGCTGAGGACTGAAGCTGGGTtattaaaaatggatttaaaatgtattcctcccccccacataATTTTCCATGTCTGTTGCAACAATAGGAGAATGTCTTCCAAGGCAAAGGAGGAGCATGGCAGCTGTACAGACAGGGATGCCTGACAGCACTTTCTCCTAGACCTTGTCTGACAAGCGTTCTTTAATCTTTACCAAATGCTATACTCTTCTGCCTTCCCAGATCCATTGGCTGTCAACATTCACATGAGAAACTTAAGTCTCTCTAAATTAAGTTAGATTGAGTTGGTTATGCTAGAGGAGAAAGTATTATCTTCTGTCTACTAATTCTAACCATAAAAGAACATCCTGGGGGAAAGTTATGAGATATAATGGGTACCTGGCAGAATCTGGTTGCTACATTGCAATAGACCACATGCTGACTCGAAATAAGTTACGCAAAATTACTCCAGACAAGTTACGGAATGACCATTGAGCATGTCTGACCCTGACACTAGTGTTTGCCTAAAGGAATGGTAAACAAGCAGCAAAGTGTGCCAGCCCCTCATTGCTAAGCACCGTTCTAAATAGATAGTCAAACAGTCTTCTCATCAGCTCTTCAAAGCAAGCCTGAGGTGTGCTTTATCAAAGACAGGCTAGATGCAGATAGTGTTAGTCTAATGAAATcccagatttttaaggccagaagggaccactgtgatcactgagtctgacctccagtataacacaggctataaaAGCTCACCCAGTAATCTTTACCGTAAGCCATAATTCTGATTGGGTTAGAGTATCccttttagaaaggcatccaggacaggtctacactacaaacctacatcagtataactatgtgGCTCAGGGGTATGAGCGATGCAGTTGTACTGACCTAAGTCCCATTGTAGCTAGCGCTCGGTTGACGGGAGaacttctcctgttgacatagctaccaccacttcTCACGGAGggggattaactatgctgatgggagaagctctcctgtcagtgtagtagcatcttcactaagcttTTTAAGAGTAGACCTGCCCCCCAGTATTGattgaaagacttcaagtgatggagaatccaccgcacCTCTTGgacagttgttccaatggttaattaccttcgctggtgaaaaaaattgcatcttatttcttattggaatttatctagcttcagctttttACCATTGGACCTCATTCTGATTTTTACTGCTAGATCAAAGAACCATTACTATCAAACATCTCTTCttcatgtaggtacttgtagattgtgatcaagtcacctcttaaccctTCTCTTGCATAAACTAAATTGACTGAGCTTCTTAGGTCTCCGACAGCAGTGCCCATGACAGGTAATAGAAAGTTCTGAGGAGGTAGGATATGATAAAGTATTACTCTTCTGTCAGAGAAGAGTTAATGTTGGCAGAACAAACAAGGATACAAGCTGGGAAGGATTATGCCTTTATTCAGGCTCTCCAATATAGGCACCATACCAGCTTCTCTTCATGAAAACCTCACTCTGTTAAAAGCCTGTTGGTTATTTAAATCCACTTTCCTGGGAGAACTCCACAAAGGGAATCATCTCAAGGTTATACAAAACAATGGGAGAGGGCTCATACAAAAGCTCTTAGAGATCTCTCTTTCTGGCAGAGATCTGGATGTAGTTTTTTCCCTACCCACAAATTAAAACTGAGTGTGGCAATAAATGTTTAGTGCTCTTAAACTTGGCAAGGGAGATGCTGATTAAGGTTACCAGGTGCACGTATATAATACAAGCTAGAATGATTTTATGTCTCTAGATACCTTTCCTTTTTTATTGGAAAGAGTACGGAGGCTTAGGCTGTACATCACGCACATGGTACAACGCTCCCTTGACCAGGGACTTTTTACAGCTTGGCATGGACACTAACATCTGTTTACTGTGGGCTTCTACCCAGCTATTTCTCGGATGGGCTACTACTGAGACTTGGGCAATAGCCCACTGCTGCAAGTGTCCCTATTAATATCACTCTAGGCCAGAAAGAGTTTAGTGTAACAGACGTATCATTCATTATAAAGGAATGGCCACCTTATGGGAACATGGAATTCCCTGAaaaaattttcttttttacacTGTGACAAGAATAAAAAGTGAGCAAACCAGATTGCTGTTACACAGAGAAAGTAATACCCAAACATCATAATATGACACCATTGTAAAGTTAATCCAGAGGCAATAATGCTGCAGTGACAGTTAGCTTTTGATCTTCGGTCTACAGTTTTATATCCCACAGCACTGCATTTCCTGAAAATGTAGGACATGCTGGTCTTTTTTTCAGGCTACAAATCCACTGCATCTATTTAGTCACTTACAGCACGAAACCACAGAAACCCATATTCACTAAAATTGTTGGCTGAAATTCTTAGAGAGATTCAATACCCAGTtcctattaattttaaaaagaattgtgTATCCAAATCTCCTCaccagctttgaaaatcccagccctgtTGGGCATTTTGAGGCACTTAAAAAGTGAATTGGGGGAGACCAGTCACCCAGGCACAGGAACATAACAGGGATCACCCAATAATAAACGGCTGTAATGTGATGTCAGTACA comes from Caretta caretta isolate rCarCar2 chromosome 17, rCarCar1.hap1, whole genome shotgun sequence and encodes:
- the EXO5 gene encoding exonuclease V, with product MAGQGSEPGELSDSELLRLLEEAGDDALQPGHSGKPNSSSDLPLESGKMKRKRAQTPLEKYDLNYLCVTDLSTQSWCEQQMVYGRELPQQQAPETVVLLNTGKSIHLARELEVHDVVKVHTTSKEDSWAIKILNLLSVIPVLQAGGCVRELPVFGIIEDVFLMGIIDELCYSAKGELELRELKTRGRPFMPSGAQKKKDYFQVCLYKYIFDAMVQGQLKPDVITSHIHLRPEQPLGSHIREHAQKVGFTVTCFGDLLELMYLNMTLSDIPSIDCLKIEYSHQESNTLLGTEVVQFEEEKVRERAQYYLAYWKGRREVQGVEIEEAWKCQSCSYSEICDWRRKRAEGPEQRSGPKKSK